The genomic window TTAGTAGCAATTTACCGCTTCTTTTTAAGTAGCGCAATATTTATGACAACGCCTGTACCTAAAAAATCTGTTCGAGGTTCAAATTCTGGCATCGCAATCATGGCCGTGTTCGACCTTCTTGGCCGAAAGTGGAATATGCGTATCATGTGGGAATTACGCACACAGAATTTGAGCTTTAGAGCCATTCAACAAACATGCGATGGAATGTCACCTTCAGTGTTAAACAACCGCATGAAACAATTAACGGAAGCAAAACTCGTTGTTTCCTCGTCAAATGGTTACGAGTTGACTCAACTCGGGCAATCGTTAATGAGCACGTTAGACCCACTTCGCCATTGGTCGCAAGAATGGGAAGCCGAGTTAAGTACGAAATCCAGTGAGTGACAATGTCGTCAATCAAAACACCGAGACTCGTTTAGTTGTTTAAGAATGAATCAATTGCACCTATAAAATACCGACTTATATCCGGTGTTAGAATTTTTATTCTAGTTGAATGAAATTCAACCTCAGATTGTCATATTTGTGTCATATACTCAATGCATTATACGCACCCTAGTTACTCTATTCGGTCTTAGATAATGTTGTTTGATGGCATAATGGCAGACATTCCAGCTCAAAAACGTCAAAGTGCGTGTGCTGCTATTAACTTTGATTACACACCAATTTATCCGCCTCAGCTAACGGTGGAAGACGGAAAAATCGCGATTAGTTGTGATTTGCCAGAGGATGCGTGTGTAGGCGACATTATTTTACTGT from Pseudoalteromonas xiamenensis includes these protein-coding regions:
- a CDS encoding winged helix-turn-helix transcriptional regulator, whose product is MTTPVPKKSVRGSNSGIAIMAVFDLLGRKWNMRIMWELRTQNLSFRAIQQTCDGMSPSVLNNRMKQLTEAKLVVSSSNGYELTQLGQSLMSTLDPLRHWSQEWEAELSTKSSE